One Hydractinia symbiolongicarpus strain clone_291-10 chromosome 7, HSymV2.1, whole genome shotgun sequence genomic window, CACCACTAACACTTAGGAAAACAGATGTGTTTGTTTCGTTTGAAATGATTTATCGATTTATGTCCTCAAATTTGAAAGATAAAAATGATGATAATCTTTTAAAGTCCAGCCTATCACATATTGCGAACAGTTATTACCACGATTACCGACCCAGTCGGGAAGTTATCAAAAAACATGGTATCctgaaaaagttgaagaaaaacaatattgttattttaaagCCGGACAAGGGAAATGGGGTAGTAATCTTAGACAGAAAGGATTATGAAAAAGGCATCTTGGATATCATTTTAGATactactaaatttaaaaaactcgaCGAAGATCCAACATTGAAGAGAGAAGGACAGTTACAACGTTTTCTTaggaatttaaagaaaaaaggtttttttagtgACAAAGTGTACAACGATATATATCCCAGTGGTTCTCAACCGGCCAGAATATACGGCCTTCCTAAAATGCAtaaatcttttgaaaatttacctAAATTTAGGCCCATTATATCTTCTATAGGCACATGCAACTATCAACTTGCCAAGTTTTTAGGTGGTTTATTATCTGATGTAATTCCCAAGGATTACTGTACTGCAGATACTTTCACTTTCGTTGAGGAATTAAAAAAGGTGAGTAAATACGACAAGTTTATGgtttcttttgatgtttgtaGTCTTTTCACGAACATACCATTGAATGAAACATTAGATCTTGCAGTTCAACTTGTAATTGCCGGAAATcgtaaactcaaaatcacaaaatctGAACTAAAACAATTATTCGTTTTTGCAACGTCATCCTCgaattttttgttcaataatgaAATGTATGAACAGGTCGATGGTGTTGCCATGGGCTCGCCGCTGGCACCTATTTTAGCGAATCTTTTCATGGGCGTTAAAGAAAAGGAATGGATAAAAAATTACTCGGGTTGTGGCCCAACATACTACCGTAGATATGTGGATGACATCTTTGCTTTATTTAACGATGAAAGTGAAGCGTTGGCCTTTTTTGAATACTTGAATCAGAGACACCctaatataaaatttaccttAGAAAAACAAGTTAATGGTAAACTTCCTTTTCTTGACATTTTAATTGAGAACACCAGTGACAAATTTTATACTTCTGTGTTCCATAAGTCAACCTATAGTGGCCTTTTAACTAATTATTTTAGTTTCActcccaaaatatataaaataggtCTCATTAAAACACTAATTGACAGGACTTTCAAAATTAACAACAGTTGGAAACACTTTGACATTAATATTAAGGCTCTGActgaaattttgagaaaaaacttttttcctacaAAACTGGTAAACCGCCATATTTCAAATTACCTTGATAAGAATTTTTCTACAGCTGTCACTACAGAGACAACTAATGTATTAGAAAAGAGGTATTTTAAATTGCCTTTTATTGGCAAGTACTCTATTACTGCCAAAGAAAAAGTCAATCAACTTGTCAATAAGATGTGTAAAGAAATCAATGTGTGCCTCGTTTTTAAGTCgtgtaaaattaaagattatttttcttgcaaggaccgagttcctgaatcttttaaatctggacttgtgtataaatttgtttgtgctaGTTGTAATGCTAGCTATGTGGGTGAAACCACCAGGCACATTTCTAGTAGAGTTAAAGAACAtttgaaaactgataaaaactcaCAAATATTTAAGCATATGCAGTCAAATCTTAACTGCAAATTACTATGTaacgaaaattgtttttctattttggatCATGCAGACACTGATTGGGAGAGGAAACTCAAAGAGGGTATGCATATTTCTTGGTTGAAACCAGACCTCAATAAACAAGTTAAGCATTGCATCatcaatttatccgtttaattttatgttttgtattagccgcttgttcaatatcgtttttgttactcagatattgatttagcattttaaattcatttaataaattaaaaaattgtacttttgggaaatatttaattgtcttaaacaaattgtgtatataaattttatttaactaacttttgttagtttatctaatattattttgtcaacatgtattagcttgtgtataattcatataaattgtacttttgggaaatatttaaataactttcgaaaaaatttttgtataaagagtgtatgtatcaacttttgtataatattctgaagatgactttggtaaagtcgaaacatgtcaaaaataaaacgtgtcgtaatttttatgaaaatactttgcaatcttgtgttgctacgaagttttggaaattttcatttttaatgagacgctgaataaaagaagtttaatcgccggcaaacaaaaaccggcgacttcccgtaaatcccggactcggcccgtatagtcaaaagtatacaaagaaagtacccggggtgtaaactcatttcccgaacgattttttaagttattatttcaccactaaaacgcatgagacttgtagtttttaaaaatgttttcatttttgatgagacgcttaataaa contains:
- the LOC130648649 gene encoding uncharacterized protein LOC130648649 encodes the protein MWMTSLLYLTMKVKQKQVNGKLPFLDILIENTSDKFYTSVFHKSTYSGLLTNYFSFTPKIYKIGLIKTLIDRTFKINNSWKHFDINIKALTEILKKNFFPTKLVNRHISNYLDKNFSTAVTTETTNVLEKSCNASYVGETTRHISSRVKEHLKTDKNSQIFKHMQSNLNCKLLCNENCFSILDHADTDWQRKLKEVVSVVTSVEKSIRKCIFTQEKKLRGLTKNVAPPFTADEIVTNLSSYNLLDDESEILKNGLSFAIPPLTLRKTDVFVSFEMIYRFMSSNLKDKNDDNLLKSSLSHIANSYYHDYRPSREVIKKHGILKKLKKNNIVILKPDKGNGVVILDRKDYEKGILDIILDTTKFKKLDEDPTLKREGQLQRFLRNLKKKGFFSDKVYNDIYPSGSQPARIYGLPKMHKSFENLPKFRPIISSIGTCNYQLAKFLGGLLSDVIPKDYCTADTFTFVEELKKVSKYDKFMVSFDVCSLFTNIPLNETLDLAVQLVIAGNRKLKITKSELKQLFVFATSSSNFLFNNEMYEQVDGVAMGSPLAPILANLFMGVKEKEWIKNYSGCGPTYYRRYVDDIFALFNDESEALAFFEYLNQRHPNIKFTLEKQVNGKLPFLDILIENTSDKFYTSVFHKSTYSGLLTNYFSFTPKIYKIGLIKTLIDRTFKINNSWKHFDINIKALTEILRKNFFPTKLVNRHISNYLDKNFSTAVTTETTNVLEKRYFKLPFIGKYSITAKEKVNQLVNKMCKEINVCNASYVGETTRHISSRVKEHLKTDKNSQIFKHMQSNLNCKLLCNENCFSILDHADTDWERKLKEGMHISWLKPDLNKQVKHCIINLSV